Proteins from a single region of Verrucomicrobiota bacterium:
- a CDS encoding redoxin domain-containing protein — protein sequence MTNTLKTFFALVCISTLGMVSALAVAQVGQPAPSFTLKDTSGKSESLADFKGKYVVLEWLNHGCPFVVGQYKPGLMQATQTKATGMGAVWLSVNSTNPGHQDFNTPEKESVKAKETGSKATAILLDPDGKVGKEYGAKTTPHVFVVNPEGVIIYAGAIDNRQEGDKIINYVIQALTEAQSGKPVSTPETKPYGCGVKYQN from the coding sequence ATGACAAATACCCTTAAAACATTCTTTGCACTTGTCTGTATCAGCACATTGGGAATGGTGAGTGCCCTTGCAGTAGCCCAGGTCGGACAACCCGCACCTTCATTTACGTTGAAAGATACATCAGGAAAATCAGAAAGCCTGGCGGATTTTAAAGGAAAATATGTCGTGCTCGAATGGCTCAACCATGGATGCCCGTTTGTCGTGGGCCAGTACAAACCGGGCCTGATGCAGGCAACCCAAACCAAAGCAACCGGGATGGGAGCCGTCTGGTTGTCGGTTAATTCGACAAATCCCGGCCATCAGGATTTTAATACCCCCGAAAAAGAGTCTGTAAAAGCCAAAGAAACAGGTTCAAAAGCCACGGCCATCCTGCTTGATCCGGATGGTAAGGTCGGAAAAGAATACGGGGCCAAAACCACTCCCCACGTTTTTGTGGTTAATCCAGAGGGAGTTATCATTTATGCCGGAGCTATCGATAACAGGCAAGAAGGTGATAAAATAATTAACTACGTGATCCAAGCCCTCACCGAGGCCCAGTCTGGAAAACCTGTTTCCACGCCTGAAACT